CGCGCTCAATCACGCCCACGCGATCCAGTTCCTCGTAGCTCATGCTCACTGTCTCCATGCCCGCGGGGGTACCCCGGGCGACTGGAAAAAGCGGACATTTCTACTTTGGAGAAACCGGACATTTCTACTTGGGTACTACAGAAGGACTTGTCAAATCACCCCCTTATCGGACATGGAATTCCCTGTTGGAACTCCTATCCCCTCCAGTCGACCAGCGAGATCTGAGCGGGGCCGGTCCCGGCCTGCGTCCGCGGGCCGTGCCTAGCGCCGGGTCTGTCGCGACAGCGCGAGCAGGCCCAGCGCGAGCAGCGCCCACGTGCCGGGCTCGGGCACGAAGACCAGGTCCAGGGTCGCGAAGGTGGGCACCCTGATGAAGTAGTCCCCGCCCATCCCCGTGCCGTCGATGATCATCACCGAGGCCGTCACGAGCTGGATTGCGCCGATCCCGTTCTTGTCGCGGTTGTCGAAGCCCGTTCGCGAGATCGACAGTCCCTCCACGCCGCCCACGACCACGTCGCTCGCCGTGACGGTGCCGGTCGACCACTCCATGCCGATGGTCTGGGTGCTGAGGATCTCGTCGAGAGGAGAAGGAACGAATCCCTCCTGGACACCGCCCAGGCCGATCGGGTTGAGAAGGATGCGTAGGAGGAGATCATCGTTGATGTCAACTGGAAGGGGTTTGTCGAAGAAGTCGAAGGTGCCGTCGAGGGACATCAAGCCACCCACGGTTCCATCGGGGCGAGGCGCAAAGCTGCCGGCCGTGGCTCACGAGAAAGACGGCGCGAGACGCGATCAGCGAGGACATCGAGATCTTCTACAATCGGATCCGAAGACACTCGACGATTGGAAACATGAGTCCCGCAAGGTTCGAAGAAATGGCAATGGCCAAGGAGGCCGAAGCCGCTTAGGCAGGGTGTCTACTTTTTCGGAACAAGGTCACCTTCGAGGTCCCCTCGATGCTGGACGACGTGGTGTCCACGATCGACACCCTCGTGAAGAAGAACGGAAACCGACTGAAGATCGAGATCGACGAGCGCATCTGCGAAATGCGGGCCGATGTCACCAAAGTGCGGCAGGCGCTGTTCAACTTGCTCAGCAATGCCGCGAAGTTCACGCGTGAAGGCGAAATTGGTCTGGTCGTGGTGGGCGAAGAGGTGGATGAGGTCGAGTGGATACGGGTGTCGGTCTCGGATTCGGGGATCGGGATTCCAGCCGAAAAGATCGATCATGTCTTCGACGAATTCTCACAGGCGGACGAAACCACCACGGGCGACTACGGCGGCACGGGACTCGGCCTGCCGATCAGCCGCCGCTTCTGCCAGATGATGGGCGGCAACATCACCGTGGATAGCGTCGTGGGTGAGGGCTCCACGTTTACGATTCGGCTGCCGCTCCAGGTGGTCGAGAAGCCCGAAGCCGAGGCCCCCCAAGTCATGGCGCCGGAGCCAGGCGCGGAGTTGGTCGTACTGGTGGCCGACGACGATCCGAATGCGGTCGATCTGCTGGCGCGCCCGCTGCAGGAGGCCGGCACGAAGGTGGTGACGGCCAGCAGCGGTCAGGAAGGGCTGAAGCTCGCCCAGTCGCTGCCCCCCGCAGCCATCACGCTTGATGTGCTGATGCCGGGAATGGATGGTTGGGAAGTGCTGCGTGAACTCAAGGCCGACCCGGTGACGCGAGACATCCCGGTCATCATGGTGACGATGACCGACGATCGCTCGCTCGGTTATGCGCTGGGAGCGACCGAGTTTCTCACCAAGCCCGTGCAGCGCCCGCAGCTCGTGCAGTTGCTCGAACGATATGCGATGCAGGATGCCGAGCGCCATGCGTTCGTCGTGGACGACAAGCTCGAGAATCGGGAGGTGCTGCGCCACGCCCTCGAGAACGAGGGATGGCAGGTGAGCGAGGCCGAGAACGGCCGGGTAGCGCTCGCGAAGCTTTCCGAACTGGAACCCTCGCTGATCCTTCTCGACCTCATGATGCCCGTGATGGACGGCTTCGAGTTCGTGATGGAGATGCGCAAACGCGATTCCCAGTCGAGCATCCCCATCGTGGTGGTGACCGCCAAGGACGTCACCGAAGAGGATCGCCTCCGTCGCAATGGTGACGTCGCGGGTCTCATCGAGAAGGATGGGCTCGACCGTGAGTCGCTGCTTACCCAGATCCGCGAGCAAGTAGCCGCGACAAGGGCAAGTGGCGGCTGAGATCAAGCGCGGTTGGTGTCGCTGCGTGCAGCACGAAGATCATTGGCTGGAGTCTCGCTCGTGAACGAACGCTGCTTTCAGCATCACGAGCGATCCCGCGCGTTCTAGATCCCCGAAAGCCGGGTGATGGCGCCCCAGAACCGCTCTTGACATATCGCAACTTCTCGGACGTGGTCTCGAAAACGCGGCTTGAACTTCCTACTCTCATGCTATTGCAGGGAGATCCCATGTGAACCGACAGCTGGCAAATCAAATTGCGCATCTCGTTCAACGCTACCGAGGATGGGACTACCGTGCCGATCTCGCTGAACTCGAAGCACTCGAGACGGAAAGCTCCGATGCGATGCACGCCTATCGAATGGAGAAACTGCGCAAATTGCTCGAACACTGCCAGAAGCACGTTCCCTTCTACCGGGATGCTTTTGCAGAAGCCGGCTTTGAACCCGGAACACTCAAAGAAGAGGGAGATCTTCGCAGCTTGCCGATCATCGGCAAGGACGACCTACGGGCGGATTACTCGCGCTTCTTTGCATCGGGAAGCCAGCGCCCGTTTGATGAGTGGGCGACGAGCGGTTCGAGCGGAGAGCCCTTTTTGTTCCGGCTGGATCGGCGATCGACCACGCGCAACACCTTCGCAGGGCTCGCTCGAGGTCGACGCTGGTGGGATCTCGATGTGGGCGTCCCGGAGGTTATGATTTGGAGTGGTGTTCGCGACATCTCCGATTCTCTTGTCGGGCGGTTTCGGGCACTCGGCCGGCGGGCTTCTTGGAGTTGCAAGAACATATTGCTCGTTGACACCTACGACCTCGACAAGAAGAAGGTTCGCGCCGAGTACGATCGAGTCTTGCGCTTCGGCCCGGTCTCCACGCGCTCTATTTCCTCGGGCTTGTATCGTTTCTGCGAACTCATCGACGAGCTGGGACTCGATGGCACGCGGTTGGGAATTCGCAAAGCGATCTATACCGGAGAAGCCTTTCCTGAATCGCAGAAGAGCCTGGTCGAGCGGGTCCTCGGTTGCAAAGCCATCTCAGAATACGGTTGCACGGAACTTGGGATCATTGCCTTCGAGTGCCCCAATGGCGGCCTGCACCTTTTCC
This is a stretch of genomic DNA from bacterium. It encodes these proteins:
- a CDS encoding PEP-CTERM sorting domain-containing protein, encoding MSLDGTFDFFDKPLPVDINDDLLLRILLNPIGLGGVQEGFVPSPLDEILSTQTIGMEWSTGTVTASDVVVGGVEGLSISRTGFDNRDKNGIGAIQLVTASVMIIDGTGMGGDYFIRVPTFATLDLVFVPEPGTWALLALGLLALSRQTRR
- a CDS encoding response regulator, whose protein sequence is MLDDVVSTIDTLVKKNGNRLKIEIDERICEMRADVTKVRQALFNLLSNAAKFTREGEIGLVVVGEEVDEVEWIRVSVSDSGIGIPAEKIDHVFDEFSQADETTTGDYGGTGLGLPISRRFCQMMGGNITVDSVVGEGSTFTIRLPLQVVEKPEAEAPQVMAPEPGAELVVLVADDDPNAVDLLARPLQEAGTKVVTASSGQEGLKLAQSLPPAAITLDVLMPGMDGWEVLRELKADPVTRDIPVIMVTMTDDRSLGYALGATEFLTKPVQRPQLVQLLERYAMQDAERHAFVVDDKLENREVLRHALENEGWQVSEAENGRVALAKLSELEPSLILLDLMMPVMDGFEFVMEMRKRDSQSSIPIVVVTAKDVTEEDRLRRNGDVAGLIEKDGLDRESLLTQIREQVAATRASGG
- a CDS encoding phenylacetate--CoA ligase family protein, encoding MNRQLANQIAHLVQRYRGWDYRADLAELEALETESSDAMHAYRMEKLRKLLEHCQKHVPFYRDAFAEAGFEPGTLKEEGDLRSLPIIGKDDLRADYSRFFASGSQRPFDEWATSGSSGEPFLFRLDRRSTTRNTFAGLARGRRWWDLDVGVPEVMIWSGVRDISDSLVGRFRALGRRASWSCKNILLVDTYDLDKKKVRAEYDRVLRFGPVSTRSISSGLYRFCELIDELGLDGTRLGIRKAIYTGEAFPESQKSLVERVLGCKAISEYGCTELGIIAFECPNGGLHLFHENMIFEYMKEGRPAERGEEAELVVTNLNDFVSPLVRYSVGDVVVPSNRHCSCGRTLPLIESVGGRTHASIRTPTGAVIHGLFFTHLFDNLPIVHRFRVVQPSLQELRLELTSTESIGGDVLQSLEDSVSKVMGEGVRVIAEQVTDLPLAKSGKFRWIVSEIDDTAS